A genomic segment from Pseudalkalibacillus hwajinpoensis encodes:
- a CDS encoding carbohydrate ABC transporter permease, whose amino-acid sequence MNKKFKKTIEYLFMLFLACIFIFPLIWMIVSSMKPEGEIYVDMGGIQALLPSMDPSHWFETYQELFSRFNIIQYLFNSVFYAVMITAGSIVVNAMAGYSFAKFEFKGKKILFGLLIALLIVPAETILITQFTVAHSLGILNTRLAVILPLIANMFFIYLFRNFFKAVPDEIIESVKLDGANYWTIFWKIMLPMSKPAIATVGTLTFILSWNDYLWPLMVLTDTDKLPLQVAITNINTTEPVFTNQVMAILTLSTIPLIIVYVVAQKYLLQGMGGSGTGIK is encoded by the coding sequence ATGAATAAAAAATTTAAAAAAACGATAGAATATCTTTTCATGCTTTTCTTAGCGTGTATTTTCATCTTTCCTTTGATATGGATGATCGTTTCCTCAATGAAACCTGAAGGAGAAATCTATGTTGATATGGGTGGTATTCAAGCTTTACTCCCTTCTATGGATCCATCTCATTGGTTTGAAACATATCAAGAATTATTTTCAAGATTTAATATTATTCAATATCTATTCAACAGTGTGTTCTATGCGGTCATGATAACAGCAGGCTCTATTGTGGTAAATGCAATGGCAGGATATTCGTTTGCTAAGTTTGAATTTAAAGGAAAAAAAATTCTGTTTGGTCTTTTAATTGCATTGTTAATTGTACCAGCCGAAACAATTCTCATTACCCAATTCACAGTAGCTCACAGCTTAGGAATACTTAACACCAGATTAGCAGTTATATTACCATTGATTGCTAACATGTTTTTCATTTACTTATTTAGAAATTTCTTCAAAGCAGTTCCGGATGAGATTATAGAATCTGTTAAATTAGATGGGGCAAATTACTGGACTATCTTCTGGAAAATAATGTTACCAATGTCTAAGCCTGCAATTGCGACAGTAGGAACATTAACCTTTATTTTGAGCTGGAACGATTACTTATGGCCATTAATGGTTTTAACAGATACGGATAAGTTACCTCTTCAAGTAGCAATTACAAATATAAATACAACAGAACCTGTCTTTACAAACCAGGTAATGGCAATTCTTACACTTTCAACAATACCTTTAATTATTGTCTATGTTGTAGCTCAAAAATATCTACTTCAAGGAATGGGTGGATCTGGAACCGGTATAAAGTAA
- a CDS encoding helix-turn-helix domain-containing protein yields MRRSDNMAQDNEHDIMTISQVAKYFQISEMTTYKLVQDGKIPAFKIGSHWRVKKSDLNELIDQLKNGQRI; encoded by the coding sequence ATGAGAAGGAGCGATAATATGGCCCAGGATAACGAGCATGATATTATGACGATATCCCAAGTAGCGAAATATTTTCAAATCAGTGAAATGACCACATATAAATTGGTTCAGGATGGCAAAATACCAGCATTTAAAATTGGTAGTCATTGGAGAGTTAAAAAGTCTGATCTAAACGAACTTATTGATCAGCTCAAAAATGGCCAACGTATCTAA
- a CDS encoding carbohydrate ABC transporter permease encodes MNNIKDNQNFVAYLFLAPAFILLGLFLIVPATLAIYYAFTDYYLLTPGDRQFIGLDNFIEVFKDPIFIQSLKNIMIFVICIIPIQVGVALGLALLINKQRRGNIFFKVAFFSPVVLSLVVISVLWLYLLNPSEGLINSLLVNIGLDPQPFLSSPNQAIYTIVFVSAWQGAGYQMLIFLAGLQNIPSDVYEAGKIDGVNRWQKFLYITMPLLKPTSILIMITTLISAFKLIIQPMIMTQGGPMNSTMTPVYYIFQTGFTDRMIGYSSAMMVTFGILIGIVTFVQSKISKEDEF; translated from the coding sequence ATGAATAATATAAAGGATAATCAAAATTTCGTGGCATACTTATTTCTAGCCCCAGCTTTTATCTTGTTAGGACTTTTTTTAATTGTGCCTGCGACGCTGGCGATTTATTACGCTTTTACGGATTATTATTTATTAACGCCTGGCGATAGACAGTTTATCGGCTTAGATAATTTCATTGAAGTCTTTAAGGATCCCATATTTATTCAAAGTCTTAAAAACATAATGATATTTGTAATTTGTATAATTCCTATCCAAGTGGGTGTAGCTCTTGGATTAGCTTTATTAATAAACAAGCAAAGAAGAGGAAATATTTTCTTTAAAGTAGCCTTTTTCTCTCCGGTTGTTCTATCGTTGGTTGTTATATCCGTTTTATGGCTATATTTGCTTAACCCTTCAGAAGGTTTAATAAATAGCCTTTTAGTAAACATTGGGTTAGATCCACAGCCCTTTTTAAGCAGCCCTAATCAAGCAATTTATACCATTGTTTTTGTTTCCGCTTGGCAAGGCGCAGGTTACCAAATGCTGATTTTTCTGGCGGGGCTTCAAAATATCCCTTCGGATGTTTACGAAGCAGGTAAGATTGATGGTGTAAATCGATGGCAGAAATTCCTATACATAACCATGCCTTTGCTAAAGCCTACTTCTATTTTAATTATGATCACGACATTAATCTCGGCTTTTAAATTAATCATACAACCAATGATTATGACACAAGGTGGACCAATGAATTCTACTATGACTCCCGTTTACTATATTTTCCAAACTGGATTCACTGATCGAATGATTGGGTACTCGAGTGCCATGATGGTCACTTTTGGGATATTAATTGGAATTGTAACGTTTGTTCAAAGTAAAATCTCCAAGGAGGATGAATTTTAA
- a CDS encoding LacI family DNA-binding transcriptional regulator has product MKPKITDGTKTVDVSSSTKPKIADVAKVAGVSPTTVSRVLNNRGYIGEKTRIKVQQAMEQLNYFPNDIARSLFIKKTYLIGIIFPTTSNPFYGQLIFHLENISASLGYKTLLCNSQGREDKEKNYLKMLQRNQVDGIIAGAHNRRIEEYDIPSLPVVGIDRYLSETIPVVSSDNYDGGKQATQLLVNKGCKHIIHINGPISLETPANLRRRAYEDTMRENHLPYLTYEVDGNDQEIIEKLFDENPQVDGVFASDDIIASRVIREAKKRKIDIPSNLKVIGYDGTETTRLLLPELSTIQQPIKEIAEKTIEILLKQISGENDDVHPETVLPVTLIESETT; this is encoded by the coding sequence ATGAAACCTAAAATTACGGACGGTACTAAAACTGTTGATGTTTCATCTAGTACTAAGCCCAAAATTGCAGATGTAGCTAAAGTTGCTGGTGTCTCACCAACAACTGTCTCTAGAGTTCTAAATAATCGTGGCTATATAGGTGAAAAGACAAGAATAAAAGTCCAGCAGGCGATGGAGCAGTTAAATTATTTTCCGAATGATATTGCTAGATCCCTATTTATTAAAAAAACTTACTTAATTGGCATTATTTTTCCCACCACAAGCAATCCGTTCTATGGACAACTTATCTTCCATTTAGAAAATATTTCTGCGTCTTTGGGATATAAGACTTTGCTATGTAACAGCCAAGGCAGAGAGGATAAAGAAAAAAACTATTTAAAAATGCTTCAAAGAAATCAAGTGGATGGCATAATAGCTGGTGCTCATAATAGGAGAATAGAAGAATATGATATACCATCATTACCCGTCGTCGGAATTGACCGTTATTTATCAGAAACGATTCCTGTAGTTTCAAGTGATAATTATGATGGAGGAAAACAAGCCACTCAATTGTTAGTTAATAAAGGTTGTAAACACATCATCCATATAAATGGACCAATTTCTTTAGAGACACCTGCCAATTTAAGAAGAAGGGCATATGAGGATACTATGAGAGAAAATCATTTACCTTATCTTACCTATGAAGTTGATGGAAATGATCAAGAAATCATAGAAAAGTTATTTGACGAAAACCCGCAGGTTGATGGAGTTTTTGCAAGTGATGATATTATTGCGTCGAGGGTTATAAGAGAAGCAAAGAAAAGAAAAATCGATATCCCATCTAATTTAAAAGTAATAGGATATGATGGTACTGAAACAACTAGATTATTGTTACCGGAATTAAGTACAATACAACAACCCATAAAAGAAATAGCAGAAAAGACCATTGAGATTTTACTTAAACAAATAAGTGGTGAAAACGATGATGTTCATCCAGAGACAGTGCTCCCTGTTACACTAATTGAGAGCGAAACAACGTAA
- a CDS encoding ABC transporter substrate-binding protein, translating to MKRFTFLIFCTLAALALSACSGETSSGSNNNEVDIWVHMSNETAEGEAIQNIINRFNQEYEGEYKANVEFITRSGSGGGYEDKINAALTTNSLPDVLTLDGPNTAAYAKSGVIAPIDDYISNKDDFLPSIIQQGTYEEKLYAIGYSESSVGIYYNKQMLEEAGVDLSTLPTVENPWDWNQFMDLSETLENHYNAPAINMGLDDKSEWLMYAFTPFLWSQGGNIVSEDGTTATGAFNDENSVKTFNFIQDMVEEGYTTIDPVEKGFHTGEYPMKLSGSWTIQELEEYPDVEYGIMPYPTSPDTNELVSPSGSWQFAMSGTTEKQEAAGALIDFMTSTESLTEITIANSVLPATNSVIEEVRDKVSTQMNVLINQNSNSAKARPVLPAYPQISRIFQQTVSDATYYEENDNIQELLDDKAAQMDNALN from the coding sequence ATGAAGAGGTTTACATTTTTGATTTTTTGCACATTGGCAGCTTTAGCACTCTCAGCTTGTAGCGGAGAAACATCTTCAGGAAGCAATAACAACGAAGTTGATATTTGGGTTCATATGTCTAATGAAACTGCTGAAGGAGAAGCAATTCAGAATATAATAAATAGATTTAATCAGGAATATGAGGGCGAATATAAAGCAAACGTAGAATTTATTACGAGAAGCGGAAGTGGTGGCGGATACGAGGATAAAATAAATGCTGCTCTTACCACTAATTCATTACCAGATGTACTGACTTTGGACGGACCAAATACAGCGGCTTATGCTAAATCTGGGGTAATAGCCCCAATAGATGATTACATAAGTAATAAGGATGATTTCTTGCCTAGTATTATTCAGCAAGGGACATATGAAGAAAAGTTATATGCTATAGGTTATTCAGAGTCTAGCGTTGGTATTTACTATAATAAACAAATGTTAGAAGAAGCAGGTGTTGATTTATCTACTTTACCTACTGTGGAAAATCCCTGGGATTGGAATCAATTTATGGACTTAAGTGAGACATTAGAAAATCATTACAATGCCCCTGCAATTAATATGGGCCTAGACGATAAAAGCGAATGGTTAATGTATGCCTTTACACCTTTTCTATGGTCACAAGGCGGTAATATAGTGTCTGAAGATGGAACTACTGCAACTGGTGCCTTTAATGACGAAAACAGTGTAAAGACTTTCAATTTCATTCAAGATATGGTTGAAGAGGGTTACACAACAATTGATCCGGTTGAAAAAGGATTTCATACTGGAGAATATCCAATGAAGTTGAGTGGATCATGGACGATTCAAGAACTGGAAGAATATCCGGATGTAGAATACGGTATTATGCCATACCCAACATCCCCAGACACGAATGAATTAGTTTCGCCTTCGGGGAGTTGGCAGTTTGCTATGTCAGGTACAACAGAAAAGCAAGAAGCAGCTGGTGCATTAATTGATTTTATGACATCTACAGAATCTCTAACAGAAATAACTATAGCAAATAGTGTTCTTCCGGCTACTAATTCAGTAATAGAAGAGGTCCGAGATAAAGTTTCAACGCAGATGAATGTCCTTATTAATCAAAACTCAAATTCAGCGAAAGCTCGACCAGTTTTACCGGCGTATCCTCAAATTAGCCGAATCTTCCAACAAACTGTAAGCGATGCAACTTATTACGAAGAAAATGATAATATCCAAGAACTGTTGGATGATAAAGCCGCGCAAATGGATAATGCGTTGAACTAG
- a CDS encoding glycoside hydrolase family 32 protein yields the protein MYTLERATNYIRTNSNQVKDDYRHHYHIMAPIGWINDPNGFIYYRGEYHLFYQYYPYKAEWGPMHWGHAKSKDLINWETAPVALAPDQTYDKDGCFSGTAIEKDGEMYLMYTGHIMGEKDEDIRQVQCIAVSSDGINFEKVQQNPVIAENNLPKNANPQDFRDPKVIKKGEFYYSLIASKAEYGGGQILLYKSRDLLDWVFVSVMLKGEEGEGIMWECPDLFSLDGKDVLIISVEGLPKQGIKFPNTHSVISIIGKMDWEEGTFHKEKTEELDYGLDFYAPQTITDNKHRRIMISWMQMWGRNIPTETENHGWAGAMTLPRELSIKNNHIYQSPIAEIKNYYKNKQSINNIRLKDDSKEFIELSGEVYALELNLNTKMGKRFELEVRSNEEERTLIAYDCDSDLLELNRKSSGVEIVGKEDEHVHKRAVYCDSERGKLNLEIFIDKASIEVFINKGKFTMTSTIYPKKKADKLKIAAEGDIEIVSLDKWDIEV from the coding sequence ATGTATACATTAGAACGTGCAACTAATTATATTAGAACAAATAGTAATCAGGTAAAAGATGATTATCGCCATCACTATCACATTATGGCACCTATTGGCTGGATTAATGATCCAAATGGGTTTATCTATTATAGAGGAGAGTATCACTTGTTTTATCAGTACTATCCATACAAGGCTGAATGGGGGCCGATGCATTGGGGTCATGCTAAAAGTAAGGATTTAATCAATTGGGAAACCGCCCCAGTTGCTTTAGCACCAGACCAAACTTATGACAAAGACGGTTGTTTTTCAGGAACGGCAATAGAAAAAGACGGGGAAATGTATCTCATGTACACTGGGCATATCATGGGGGAGAAGGACGAAGATATCAGGCAAGTCCAGTGTATCGCTGTTTCTTCAGACGGCATTAATTTTGAAAAAGTCCAACAGAACCCGGTTATAGCAGAAAACAACCTTCCTAAAAACGCTAATCCTCAAGATTTTAGAGATCCGAAAGTGATTAAAAAAGGTGAGTTTTATTATTCTTTAATTGCTTCCAAAGCGGAATATGGTGGAGGCCAAATCCTTCTTTACAAATCAAGGGATTTACTAGATTGGGTATTCGTCTCTGTCATGTTAAAAGGAGAAGAAGGCGAAGGTATAATGTGGGAATGTCCTGATTTATTTAGCTTGGATGGGAAAGATGTTCTAATTATTTCAGTCGAAGGGTTACCAAAACAGGGAATTAAGTTTCCTAATACCCATTCTGTCATTTCAATCATTGGTAAAATGGATTGGGAAGAAGGGACTTTTCATAAAGAGAAGACGGAGGAGTTAGATTACGGTTTAGATTTCTATGCCCCACAAACCATCACGGATAATAAACATAGGAGGATTATGATCTCTTGGATGCAAATGTGGGGGAGAAATATTCCAACCGAAACAGAAAACCATGGTTGGGCAGGAGCCATGACATTACCAAGAGAACTGTCTATCAAAAATAACCATATCTATCAAAGTCCTATAGCAGAAATTAAAAATTATTATAAAAACAAACAAAGCATAAACAATATTAGATTGAAAGACGACAGTAAAGAATTTATAGAACTATCAGGTGAAGTCTATGCTCTTGAATTAAATTTAAACACAAAGATGGGGAAACGTTTTGAATTAGAAGTACGCTCAAATGAGGAAGAAAGAACGCTAATAGCATACGATTGTGACTCTGATCTGCTTGAGCTAAATCGTAAGAGTAGTGGGGTGGAGATAGTTGGCAAGGAAGACGAGCATGTACATAAACGAGCAGTTTATTGTGATTCGGAGAGAGGTAAATTAAACTTAGAAATTTTTATTGACAAGGCTTCTATTGAAGTGTTTATAAACAAGGGAAAGTTCACTATGACATCTACTATTTATCCAAAGAAAAAGGCAGATAAACTAAAAATTGCCGCTGAAGGAGACATAGAAATTGTCAGTTTAGATAAATGGGACATAGAGGTTTAG
- a CDS encoding GlsB/YeaQ/YmgE family stress response membrane protein: protein MGFIWSLIIGGIIGWLAGVITGRDVPGGIFGNIIAGFVGAWLGTLILGSWGPDIGGFNIIPAIIGSIILVLIVSFIMGKSRKKRES, encoded by the coding sequence ATGGGTTTTATCTGGAGTTTAATCATTGGTGGTATTATTGGTTGGCTTGCTGGTGTAATCACGGGACGAGATGTTCCTGGTGGAATTTTTGGAAATATTATTGCTGGATTTGTTGGTGCCTGGTTAGGTACGTTGATATTAGGTAGTTGGGGACCGGATATTGGTGGATTTAACATCATCCCTGCTATCATAGGTTCAATCATCTTAGTGTTAATTGTGAGCTTTATTATGGGAAAAAGTCGCAAAAAGAGAGAATCCTAA
- a CDS encoding SulP family inorganic anion transporter, which produces MNLSSIKENWFGNVKNDTLAGMVVALALIPEAIAFSIIAGVDPMVGLYASFCIAVVIAFVGGRPGMVSAATGAMALLMVTLVADHGLQYLLAATILTGIIQYLLGVFKLARFMKFIPRSVMVGFVNALGILIFTSQLPHFIGESWGMYAMVAGALAIIYILPRFSKAIPSPLIAIVVITVIAVMTGSGARTVGDMGELTQALPMFLLPSIPLNFETLAIVFPYSFALAIVGLLESFLTAQIVDDMTDTESNKNKEAKGQGIANVVSGFFGGMAGCAMIGQSVINVKSGGRGRLSTLVAGVFLMFLILVLNDLLVMIPMAALVGVMIMVSIGTFDWSSLTNLHKMPKSDTLVMVVTVITVVTTHDLSKGVLAGVVLSAIFFAAKISKVRIEKEVDDYHNKRIYKVHGQLFFASVTDFVNSFNFKKENLQEIEIDLSNAHVWDDSAVGAIDKVVMKFRQNDKTVKLTGVNQDSTQLIDKLAVYDKPGKKISGH; this is translated from the coding sequence TTGAATTTAAGTTCAATAAAAGAAAATTGGTTTGGCAATGTTAAGAACGATACACTGGCCGGTATGGTCGTAGCGCTTGCTTTAATTCCAGAAGCTATTGCTTTCTCTATCATTGCTGGTGTTGATCCAATGGTTGGGTTATACGCAAGTTTTTGTATCGCTGTGGTGATCGCATTTGTTGGTGGTAGACCAGGGATGGTTTCGGCAGCTACAGGAGCTATGGCCCTTCTAATGGTTACCCTCGTTGCAGACCATGGATTACAATATTTACTTGCAGCTACTATTTTAACAGGAATTATTCAATATTTACTCGGTGTATTTAAATTAGCTCGTTTTATGAAGTTTATACCTCGATCGGTTATGGTAGGATTCGTAAATGCGCTTGGTATTCTCATTTTCACCTCTCAGCTTCCACACTTTATTGGAGAGTCATGGGGCATGTATGCAATGGTTGCTGGGGCACTAGCGATCATCTATATTCTTCCACGCTTTTCAAAAGCGATCCCATCTCCATTAATCGCCATTGTCGTTATTACAGTAATTGCGGTAATGACTGGAAGTGGGGCAAGAACAGTAGGAGATATGGGCGAATTAACTCAGGCGTTGCCAATGTTCTTACTCCCAAGTATTCCATTAAATTTTGAAACATTAGCCATTGTTTTTCCTTATTCATTTGCACTAGCCATTGTAGGATTACTAGAGTCATTTTTAACTGCTCAAATAGTAGATGATATGACGGATACGGAGAGTAATAAGAACAAAGAAGCAAAAGGCCAGGGAATTGCAAACGTTGTTTCTGGATTTTTTGGTGGTATGGCTGGATGTGCGATGATTGGTCAGTCCGTTATTAACGTTAAGTCAGGCGGACGTGGACGTTTGTCAACACTTGTAGCCGGTGTGTTCTTAATGTTCTTGATTCTTGTTTTAAATGACCTTCTTGTTATGATCCCAATGGCAGCTCTTGTTGGTGTCATGATAATGGTATCTATTGGTACATTCGACTGGTCATCTCTTACCAATCTACACAAAATGCCTAAATCAGATACGCTTGTTATGGTTGTTACAGTGATTACGGTGGTTACTACACACGACTTATCCAAAGGTGTGTTGGCAGGTGTTGTGCTTAGCGCGATTTTCTTTGCAGCTAAAATCTCTAAAGTTCGGATTGAAAAAGAAGTGGATGACTATCATAATAAGAGAATTTACAAGGTTCATGGACAATTATTCTTCGCATCTGTTACAGATTTTGTGAATAGCTTCAACTTTAAAAAGGAAAACTTGCAGGAAATTGAAATTGACTTATCAAACGCTCACGTCTGGGATGACTCAGCTGTCGGCGCGATTGATAAAGTAGTGATGAAGTTCCGACAGAACGACAAAACGGTTAAATTAACCGGGGTTAATCAAGACAGTACACAGTTAATTGATAAGCTGGCTGTATATGATAAGCCTGGAAAGAAAATATCAGGTCACTAA